The following coding sequences are from one Paracoccus alcaliphilus window:
- a CDS encoding multidrug efflux RND transporter permease subunit has product MAQFFLSRPVFAWVLAIVTMLFGGWGMTLLPIEQYPDIAPPRINVSVTYPGASAEVAENSVTSVIEGAMTGLDGLLFMTANSSSSGRSSVAMTFSDRIDPDQAQIQVQNKLQLIESQLPDIVRQRGLNVSRSDDTSLLVGALVSPDGRYSTLELGDMAEQMVVDAVSRTEGVAVVDSFTSGYAMRIWLNPVRMAEYQITSSDVLSAISEQNSTVSVGSLGAQPVIAGQQLSVPLTAQTQLSSVDEFARITLRVTPEGGRVLLSDVAEVEIGQERYGQSSLFEGANAAGFSVTLATGANAVETANRVRATLETIRPALPEGVEIAYPYDTSPFIEESINTVYHTLIEAVGLVFLVILIFLQSWRATVIPVIAIPVVLLGTFGMLAVLGFSINTLTMFALVLAIGLLVDDAIVVVENVERVMEHDKLPAREATAKSMGQISSALVGIAVVLSSVFLPMAFMSGSTGVIYRQFSVTIITAMILSLAVALMLSPVMCAGLLRPAGHGGGFALTRGFNRGMDALTRGYGRAASVLMRRPFIAVMALIAIVATVLMMFRELPSSFVPQEDQGVMMVILRLDEGTTIAQTTAVAEEVTQWLRDEHPDSVDTVMTALGFAFGGGGQNTAMLYVKLKPFDARPGQSAADLQQAGTSRYRGHRAGNIIFTQPPVIQGLGGNADIAFSLIDLAGHGQDALEEAARTLVQQAEAEGTAAGFRGHEPNRRPSLRLDIDQDQARAMGLSVAEVNSMLSVIFSGREVNDFTLGADLRPVIVQGTAQWRMQPDDIDGWFARNTAGEMVPFASFMQQSWTESAPSLNRYDAVRAISISANRGDVSTGEAIERIEQMVAEMPGGYGIAWTGLSYQERLAGNQAPMLFAMSALVVFLALAALYESWTVPFAVMLVVPVGILGALLAAWWFGQSNDVYFKVGLLTTIGLASRNAILIVEFAESMRRQGLDLLDATRQAAEVRLRPILMTSFAFAFGVLPLALATGAGSAAQHAIGIGVLGGIAASTVVALFMVPALYVLVIRMFKSG; this is encoded by the coding sequence ATGGCGCAATTCTTTCTTTCCCGCCCGGTTTTCGCGTGGGTGCTGGCCATCGTGACCATGCTGTTCGGCGGCTGGGGCATGACGCTGCTGCCGATCGAGCAATATCCCGATATCGCGCCACCGCGCATCAATGTCTCGGTCACCTATCCCGGCGCCTCGGCCGAGGTGGCGGAAAACTCGGTCACTTCGGTGATCGAGGGGGCGATGACCGGGCTGGACGGGCTGTTGTTCATGACCGCCAATTCCAGCTCCAGCGGCAGATCCTCGGTCGCGATGACCTTCTCAGATCGGATCGACCCCGATCAGGCGCAGATTCAGGTGCAGAACAAGCTGCAACTGATCGAATCGCAACTGCCCGACATCGTGCGCCAGCGCGGCCTGAATGTCAGCCGCAGCGACGATACCTCGCTGCTGGTGGGGGCGTTGGTTTCGCCCGACGGGCGCTATTCGACGCTGGAACTGGGCGACATGGCCGAACAGATGGTCGTGGACGCGGTGTCGCGAACCGAAGGCGTGGCCGTGGTGGACAGTTTCACCTCGGGCTATGCGATGCGGATCTGGCTGAATCCGGTGCGCATGGCCGAATACCAGATCACCAGCAGCGATGTGCTGTCGGCGATTTCCGAACAGAACAGCACCGTCTCGGTCGGCTCTCTGGGCGCGCAGCCGGTGATCGCGGGTCAGCAGCTGTCGGTGCCGCTGACGGCACAGACGCAGCTGTCCTCGGTCGATGAATTCGCCCGCATCACCCTGCGCGTCACACCCGAAGGCGGCCGCGTCCTGCTGAGCGACGTGGCCGAGGTCGAGATCGGGCAGGAACGCTATGGCCAGTCCAGCCTGTTCGAGGGTGCCAATGCCGCGGGCTTTTCGGTCACGCTGGCCACCGGCGCCAACGCGGTCGAGACCGCCAACCGCGTCCGCGCCACGCTGGAGACGATCCGCCCCGCCCTGCCCGAAGGGGTCGAGATCGCCTATCCCTATGACACCTCGCCCTTTATCGAGGAATCGATCAACACCGTCTATCACACCCTGATCGAGGCTGTGGGGCTGGTCTTTCTGGTCATCCTGATCTTTCTGCAAAGCTGGCGGGCGACCGTCATTCCGGTGATCGCGATTCCGGTCGTGCTGCTGGGAACCTTCGGCATGCTGGCCGTGCTGGGCTTTTCGATCAACACGCTGACCATGTTCGCGCTGGTTCTGGCCATCGGCCTGCTGGTCGACGACGCCATCGTCGTCGTGGAAAACGTCGAGCGGGTGATGGAACACGACAAGCTGCCCGCGCGCGAGGCCACCGCGAAATCCATGGGCCAGATCTCTTCGGCGCTGGTCGGCATCGCCGTGGTACTGTCCTCGGTCTTTCTGCCGATGGCCTTCATGTCGGGCTCGACCGGGGTGATCTATCGGCAGTTCTCGGTCACGATCATCACCGCCATGATCCTGTCGCTGGCCGTGGCACTGATGCTGTCGCCGGTCATGTGCGCGGGTCTGCTGCGGCCGGCCGGCCATGGCGGCGGTTTTGCCCTGACGCGCGGCTTCAACCGGGGAATGGACGCGCTGACGCGCGGCTATGGCCGGGCCGCCAGCGTCCTGATGCGCCGCCCCTTCATCGCGGTGATGGCACTGATTGCCATCGTCGCCACCGTGCTGATGATGTTCCGCGAACTGCCCTCGTCTTTCGTGCCGCAAGAGGATCAGGGCGTGATGATGGTCATCCTGCGGCTGGATGAGGGCACGACCATTGCCCAGACCACCGCCGTCGCGGAAGAAGTCACCCAATGGCTGCGTGACGAACATCCCGACAGCGTGGACACGGTGATGACCGCGCTTGGCTTTGCCTTTGGCGGCGGCGGGCAGAATACCGCGATGCTCTATGTCAAGCTGAAACCCTTCGACGCCCGTCCCGGCCAGTCCGCCGCCGATCTGCAACAGGCGGGGACCAGCCGCTATCGCGGCCACCGCGCGGGCAATATCATCTTTACCCAGCCGCCGGTCATCCAGGGTCTGGGCGGCAATGCCGATATCGCCTTCTCGCTGATCGACCTTGCCGGCCACGGTCAGGACGCGCTGGAGGAAGCCGCACGCACGCTGGTCCAGCAGGCCGAGGCCGAAGGCACCGCCGCGGGCTTTCGCGGGCACGAGCCGAACCGCCGCCCCTCACTGCGGCTGGATATCGATCAGGATCAGGCGCGGGCGATGGGCCTCAGCGTGGCCGAGGTGAATTCGATGCTGTCGGTCATCTTCTCGGGGAGAGAGGTCAATGATTTCACCCTTGGCGCCGATCTGCGCCCGGTGATCGTGCAGGGAACGGCGCAATGGCGGATGCAGCCCGACGATATCGACGGCTGGTTCGCCCGCAACACCGCCGGAGAGATGGTGCCCTTCGCCTCGTTCATGCAGCAGTCCTGGACCGAAAGCGCGCCGTCGCTGAACCGCTATGACGCGGTGCGTGCGATCTCGATCTCGGCCAACAGGGGCGATGTTTCCACCGGCGAGGCGATCGAACGGATCGAGCAGATGGTCGCCGAAATGCCCGGCGGATACGGGATCGCCTGGACCGGGCTGTCCTATCAGGAACGCCTCGCGGGCAATCAGGCGCCAATGCTGTTCGCGATGTCGGCGCTGGTGGTGTTTCTGGCGCTGGCCGCGCTTTACGAAAGCTGGACGGTGCCCTTCGCGGTCATGCTGGTGGTCCCGGTGGGTATCCTCGGCGCCCTTCTGGCCGCCTGGTGGTTCGGGCAATCGAACGACGTCTATTTCAAGGTCGGCCTGCTGACGACCATCGGGCTGGCATCCCGAAACGCCATCCTGATCGTCGAATTCGCCGAATCCATGCGACGTCAGGGGCTGGACCTGCTGGACGCGACCCGGCAGGCCGCCGAGGTGCGGCTGCGCCCGATCCTGATGACCTCCTTCGCCTTCGCCTTCGGTGTCCTGCCGCTGGCACTGGCCACCGGCGCGGGTTCCGCCGCGCAACACGCCATCGGCATCGGCGTCCTCGGCGGAATCGCCGCATCGACCGTGGTCGCGCTGTTCATGGTTCCCGCGCTCTATGTGCTGGTGATCCGGATGTTCAAAAGCGGCTGA
- a CDS encoding ABC transporter ATP-binding protein: MSLHARFSRMVDAFRPAEGPPPDTLLAFFRWCLSGAWRGLGLAGLASALGGVVDVAAAMLLGLVVDAVTTTSPENLWAENGLLILFFVAFFLVIRPAVFGLSTASSNVIIGPNVLPLVLSRLHRWTMGHSVSFFDNDFAGRLAQKQMQTARAVTDVASEMVNTVAFALASVIGSAAFLIAVDGWGSVALILWLAAYLALIRFFLPRIRAKSGARASARALITGQVVDTITNIKTVKLFAHARHEDRAALGAMAGFRERALDFGIVSTWFRLSLMFVAGILPVILVGGSIILWRQGQATAGDIAASGAIAMRLAQMTGWVSMSLMGIWGSVGEVEDGMRTLSPPHSLTDVPGALELDHVRGRIEYRDVSFNYGHGEGGIDGLNLAIAPGEKIGIVGASGAGKSTLVALLLRLYDVEKGAIRIDGQDLRDVTQESLRRQIAMVTQETAMFNRSARDNILYGRPGASQDEIIAAARAAEAHDFILGLHDHAGRTGYDAHLGERGVKLSGGQRQRIALARAFLKDAPILVLDEATSALDSEIEAQVQDALVRVMHGKTVLAIAHRLSTIAELDRIVVLQAGRIVEQGTHEELLAKGGLYSRYWTRQSGGFLGTEEAAE, translated from the coding sequence ATGAGTCTGCATGCCCGTTTCAGCCGTATGGTCGATGCGTTCCGCCCCGCCGAAGGGCCGCCGCCCGATACGCTGCTGGCCTTCTTTCGCTGGTGCCTGTCGGGCGCGTGGCGGGGGCTGGGGCTGGCCGGGCTTGCCTCGGCGCTTGGCGGCGTGGTCGATGTGGCCGCCGCGATGCTGCTGGGGCTGGTCGTCGATGCCGTCACCACCACCAGTCCGGAAAACCTGTGGGCCGAAAACGGGCTGCTGATCCTGTTCTTCGTCGCCTTCTTTCTGGTGATCCGCCCCGCCGTCTTTGGCCTGTCCACCGCCAGTTCCAACGTCATCATCGGCCCGAACGTGCTGCCTTTGGTGCTGTCGCGGCTGCATCGCTGGACGATGGGCCATTCGGTCAGCTTCTTCGACAACGATTTCGCCGGGCGGCTGGCGCAGAAACAGATGCAGACCGCGCGGGCGGTGACCGATGTCGCCTCCGAGATGGTCAATACGGTGGCCTTCGCGCTGGCCTCGGTCATCGGCTCGGCGGCGTTTCTGATCGCGGTCGATGGCTGGGGCTCGGTCGCGCTGATCCTGTGGCTGGCGGCCTATCTGGCACTGATCCGGTTCTTTCTGCCGCGCATCCGGGCAAAATCGGGGGCACGCGCCTCGGCCCGGGCGCTGATCACCGGGCAGGTCGTCGATACGATCACCAATATCAAGACCGTCAAGCTGTTCGCCCATGCCCGGCACGAGGATCGCGCCGCCCTTGGCGCCATGGCGGGCTTTCGCGAACGCGCGCTGGATTTCGGCATTGTCTCGACATGGTTCCGCCTGTCGCTGATGTTCGTCGCCGGGATCCTGCCGGTGATCCTTGTCGGCGGCTCGATCATCCTGTGGCGTCAGGGGCAGGCGACGGCGGGCGACATTGCCGCCTCGGGCGCGATCGCGATGCGGCTGGCGCAGATGACCGGCTGGGTCAGCATGTCGCTGATGGGCATCTGGGGCAGCGTCGGCGAGGTCGAGGACGGCATGCGCACCCTGTCACCCCCCCACAGCCTGACCGACGTGCCCGGCGCGCTAGAGCTGGACCATGTCCGGGGCCGGATCGAATATCGCGATGTCAGCTTCAACTATGGCCACGGAGAGGGCGGCATCGACGGCCTGAACCTTGCCATCGCGCCGGGCGAGAAGATCGGCATCGTCGGCGCATCAGGCGCGGGCAAATCGACGCTGGTCGCGCTGTTGCTGCGGCTTTACGATGTGGAAAAGGGCGCGATCCGCATCGACGGTCAGGACCTGCGCGACGTCACCCAGGAAAGCCTGCGCCGCCAGATCGCGATGGTCACGCAGGAAACGGCGATGTTCAACCGCTCGGCCCGCGACAATATCCTCTATGGCCGCCCCGGCGCCTCGCAGGATGAAATCATCGCCGCCGCACGCGCCGCCGAGGCACATGATTTCATCCTTGGGCTGCATGACCATGCCGGGCGCACCGGCTATGACGCGCATCTGGGCGAACGCGGGGTGAAACTGTCAGGCGGACAGCGCCAGCGGATCGCGCTGGCCCGCGCCTTCCTCAAGGACGCGCCGATCCTTGTGCTGGACGAGGCCACCAGCGCGCTGGACAGCGAGATCGAGGCGCAGGTGCAGGACGCGCTGGTCCGGGTGATGCACGGCAAGACGGTGCTGGCCATCGCCCACCGCCTGTCCACCATCGCCGAGCTTGACCGCATCGTGGTGTTGCAGGCGGGCCGGATCGTCGAACAGGGCACGCATGAGGAATTGCTGGCGAAAGGCGGGCTGTATTCGCGTTACTGGACCCGGCAATCGGGCGGCTTTCTGGGCACCGAAGAGGCCGCCGAATGA
- a CDS encoding class I SAM-dependent RNA methyltransferase yields the protein MSLWRVERLGRRGDGVAIGADGRALAPLTLPGEEIEGEAQDGRIAAPRILTPSPRRVRPICAHYRACGGCSLMHADDGFATEWKRQVVETALAAQGLAAPVQGVHVSPPLSRRRAVLSGRRTKKGALLGFHARASDVITDLAQCHVLRPEITAALPLLRQMVMTGASRSAELSITVISGPAGLDVAISGGKALEPALFQDLARLAETGDLARLDWNGQAITRRPPTLPMGRARVIPPPGAFLQATAEGEAALLAAVRDITRDATRIVDLFAGCGTFSLPLAERAEVLAIEGLAAPLAALDAGWRGAPGLHRIATQTRDLARRPLLADELADFDAIVIDPPRAGAEAQAREIARSTVRKLAFVACDPVNFARDARILADGGYILSRVFIVDQFRWSPHVETVAEFAKNWPAVRVS from the coding sequence ATGAGCCTTTGGCGCGTCGAGCGTCTGGGCCGTCGCGGCGACGGCGTTGCCATCGGCGCGGATGGCCGGGCGCTGGCCCCGCTGACCCTGCCCGGCGAAGAGATCGAGGGCGAGGCACAGGATGGCCGCATCGCCGCACCGCGCATCCTGACCCCCTCGCCCCGGCGCGTGCGGCCCATCTGCGCCCATTACCGCGCTTGCGGTGGCTGTTCGCTGATGCATGCCGATGACGGTTTCGCGACCGAATGGAAGCGGCAAGTGGTCGAGACCGCGCTGGCCGCGCAGGGTCTGGCCGCGCCTGTTCAAGGGGTCCATGTCTCGCCGCCGCTGTCGCGCAGGCGGGCGGTGCTGTCGGGGCGGCGCACGAAAAAGGGCGCGCTGCTGGGCTTTCACGCGCGGGCCTCGGATGTGATTACCGATCTGGCGCAATGCCATGTCCTGCGCCCCGAGATCACCGCCGCGCTGCCCTTGCTGCGGCAGATGGTGATGACGGGCGCCTCGCGCTCGGCCGAGCTGTCGATCACCGTCATCAGCGGCCCCGCCGGGCTGGATGTCGCGATCAGCGGCGGCAAGGCGCTGGAACCCGCCCTGTTTCAGGATCTGGCGCGGCTGGCAGAGACCGGCGATCTGGCGCGGCTTGACTGGAACGGTCAGGCCATCACCCGCCGCCCGCCCACGCTGCCGATGGGCCGGGCGCGGGTGATCCCGCCCCCCGGTGCCTTCCTGCAAGCCACCGCCGAGGGCGAGGCCGCGCTGCTGGCCGCCGTGCGCGACATCACCCGCGACGCCACCCGGATCGTCGATCTGTTCGCGGGCTGCGGCACCTTTTCCCTGCCTCTGGCTGAGCGGGCCGAGGTGCTGGCCATCGAGGGTCTGGCCGCCCCGCTGGCCGCGCTGGATGCGGGCTGGCGCGGCGCACCGGGACTGCACCGAATCGCGACGCAGACCCGCGATCTGGCCCGACGCCCGCTTCTGGCAGATGAGCTGGCGGATTTTGACGCAATCGTGATCGACCCGCCCCGCGCCGGGGCCGAGGCACAGGCCCGCGAAATCGCCCGTTCGACCGTGCGCAAGCTGGCCTTCGTCGCCTGCGATCCGGTGAATTTTGCAAGGGATGCGCGGATTTTGGCCGATGGCGGCTATATCTTGTCACGGGTTTTCATCGTCGATCAGTTCCGCTGGTCCCCGCATGTCGAAACCGTTGCCGAGTTCGCGAAAAACTGGCCAGCGGTAAGGGTTTCGTGA
- a CDS encoding L,D-transpeptidase family protein: MFRADRRHFSMMMLAALAGCSSKPAPAPRPQFKTYSGPPVTQVVVNKGQRRMHLVSNRSVLKSYDVGLGNQPAGHKQFEGDGKTPEGLYFIDRFNPRSRYHLSVGVSYPNEHDRAYAAAFMREPGGDIFIHGRGPEGNKFAPKNRDWTAGCIAVTDEEIEEVFAMLQPGVPIMIYA, encoded by the coding sequence ATGTTCCGAGCCGACCGACGCCATTTCTCCATGATGATGCTTGCCGCGCTGGCGGGTTGCAGCAGCAAACCCGCCCCGGCACCCCGCCCGCAGTTCAAGACCTATTCCGGCCCGCCGGTCACACAAGTCGTTGTCAACAAGGGACAGCGACGGATGCATCTGGTCAGCAACAGGTCGGTGCTGAAATCCTATGATGTCGGGCTTGGCAATCAGCCGGCCGGGCACAAGCAGTTCGAGGGCGATGGCAAGACGCCCGAAGGGTTGTATTTCATCGACCGCTTCAACCCGCGCAGCCGCTATCACCTGTCGGTCGGCGTCTCCTATCCCAATGAGCACGACCGCGCCTATGCCGCCGCTTTCATGCGCGAACCGGGCGGCGACATCTTCATCCATGGCCGCGGCCCCGAAGGCAACAAATTCGCGCCGAAGAACCGCGACTGGACGGCGGGCTGCATCGCGGTCACCGATGAAGAGATCGAGGAAGTCTTTGCGATGCTGCAACCGGGCGTCCCGATCATGATCTATGCCTGA
- a CDS encoding efflux RND transporter periplasmic adaptor subunit, which translates to MLALFASGVSAPAQETPTPGYVVARESVVPVRVSLIGRAVARNATQLRPQVGGTVTEILYRSGSRVEAGEPLFSIDPLTYEIAVSIAVAEHARAEADLHSAQSAFRRAEQLQGTTASRAMFEDAEANMLKARATLAESEANLTLARAQLEWTTVRAPISGIVGVPQVAVGDLVSQGQATVLAEIVQTDPVYVDLIEPYPTRMRIEARAARGEIELAQTPGLALHLADGRSTEGAGRLVSTSATVSATTGTRVLRFEMDNPAGIVAPGMFLHADLIVGDERAVLVPQRAAQRERDGTLFAWIARDGHAEKRQLSENGSHANAWVISDGVEAGEWILIDGLTNLREGDPVAPIPVEIDELGVVRDLASMQEPVAAN; encoded by the coding sequence ATGCTTGCGCTTTTTGCGTCGGGTGTTTCCGCCCCCGCGCAAGAGACGCCGACACCGGGCTATGTCGTCGCAAGGGAATCGGTGGTGCCGGTGCGGGTGTCGCTGATCGGGCGCGCGGTTGCGCGCAACGCGACGCAGTTGCGCCCGCAGGTGGGCGGCACCGTGACCGAGATCCTCTACCGCTCGGGTTCGCGGGTCGAGGCAGGAGAGCCGTTGTTCTCGATCGATCCGCTGACCTATGAAATCGCCGTGTCGATCGCGGTGGCCGAACATGCGCGGGCCGAGGCCGATCTGCACAGCGCGCAATCCGCTTTTCGCCGGGCCGAGCAGTTGCAGGGCACCACCGCCAGCCGCGCCATGTTCGAGGATGCCGAGGCCAATATGCTGAAGGCCCGCGCCACGCTGGCCGAAAGCGAGGCGAACCTGACCCTTGCCCGCGCGCAACTGGAATGGACCACGGTGCGCGCGCCGATCAGCGGCATCGTCGGCGTGCCGCAGGTGGCGGTGGGTGATCTGGTCAGTCAGGGTCAGGCGACGGTGCTGGCCGAAATCGTGCAGACCGATCCGGTCTATGTCGATCTGATCGAGCCCTATCCGACCCGGATGCGGATCGAGGCCCGCGCCGCCCGAGGAGAGATCGAGCTGGCCCAGACCCCCGGGCTGGCGCTGCATCTGGCCGATGGCCGCAGCACCGAAGGCGCGGGACGGCTGGTCTCGACCTCGGCCACGGTCTCGGCCACCACCGGCACCCGCGTCCTGCGCTTCGAGATGGACAACCCCGCCGGTATCGTCGCGCCGGGCATGTTCCTGCATGCCGATCTGATCGTCGGCGACGAACGCGCGGTGCTGGTGCCCCAGCGCGCGGCACAGCGGGAACGCGACGGCACCCTGTTCGCATGGATCGCCCGTGACGGACACGCGGAAAAGCGGCAACTGTCGGAAAACGGCTCTCATGCCAATGCATGGGTGATCTCGGACGGGGTCGAGGCGGGCGAATGGATCCTGATCGACGGGCTGACCAACCTGCGTGAAGGCGATCCCGTCGCGCCGATCCCGGTCGAGATCGACGAGTTGGGCGTGGTGCGCGACCTGGCCTCGATGCAAGAACCGGTCGCGGCCAACTGA